In the Paenibacillus sp. FSL R7-0337 genome, GAAGGCGCTCGGGCTTGAGGGGGCATTGACTGCTGAAGAAGATGAGAACCTGCTTCAGACCCTTCCGCCAAGCGGAGAGGCACCTAAAGTAATGCGCAGAATGGAAACCAGAACCGGGCGGAGACAGAAACGGATTCCGGTGAAGGGCTGGGCGGCGGCGGTCCTGGCACTGGTCTTGCTGGGCGGCGGCTATACCCAGTTCTCCGGCAAACTCCAGCAAGGAGCTGAAGCCCAGAGTCCGGGTGAAGTCCGGCAAGGGGCCGGAGCCCAGTATAAGGTGCTGCCTTATCAGCCGATTCCGGCGACGGCTTCCGGCGGAACGATGATTGAGAAGGCGAAAGAACCCCTGAAGCCTTATATTCCCAACGCAGAGCCGGGTGCAGACGATGAAGCCAACAAGAAGCTGAGTATTCTCTATAACCAGAAGTATTCAAAAGGGGCAGAGCTCATGAAGGAGATTTTGCTTCCTGGAGAGTATGCCACCTATCTAATTACACGTGAAGGAGAGGAGGGAGAGGGGAGTATGAATATGTATCGTCCGCCCCTCACGTTCAAGGACTATACCGCCTATAAGACCAGTGTAGAGGAGCACAACGCTCCGGTCCTGGAGCAGCCGGCGTATCTGCCGGAAGGGTATACCCTGGACGAGGCCATCATCAACCCTTCTTTCTTAAAAGTGCCGGATGTGCAGGAGCTTAAAGGCGAAAACGAGAGAGACCTGGGAGACAACTTCCAGTTGGCCTGGAGAGTGGAGAAGGCGGAGAACATTGACTACTCGTATTCCTCACTGGTATACAAGAAGGGGGAGGTTCAGGTGAGAATCGGTGTCTCGCGTGTGGATGACAACCAAAACCCGGCAGATCCGCTCTCATGGAGTGAATATACAAAGATGGAGAATATAGAGATTAAAGGCAGACAGGCCATTTTTTCGGACGATACGGACAACAAGGAGCTCGACTTGGGGTATAAATACAGTCTGGTTTGGTCTGACCCCGATGCAAAGGTCAACTATCGTGTGATCGCCGGCCAGGAGAATACGGAGCTAACGAAGGATGAGCTTATCGGCATTGCCGCCAGTATGATGAAATAAGTAACGCAGAGTTGAGACTCAGGGCTGCCCAGCTATCTTAGGATAGCGGAGCAGCCTTTGAACGTTTTTTGCCTAGCTGCAGGATGGCATATTCGTAAGATTTTATAAGAATTCGTGCATCGTCCTCCTATGAACTTCCAACCCGTCTTGTTAATATAGCAATGTAGCAAGAGAATACAGATGTATACAGGAGGGTTAAAGATGTTGAAATGGAAGCGTTCTCTTTCGGTCCTGGCGATGACAGCGATATTAGGTACACTGGCTGCCTGCGGCGGCGGAGGGAATAAAGTAAACAATGCAGGAGGGGCTACAGAAGCACCTGCCAGCACCAATGCTGCTGCGACAGCTGCTGCAACTGATGCGCCAAGCACCAATGAGCCGGTCAAGCTGCGGATTATGTGGTGGGGCTCCCAGCCGCGTCACGAAGCCACTTTGGCGGCCCTGGAATTGTACACGAAGAATAATCCGAACGTAACCTTCGAGCCGGAGTATTCCGGTATGGACGGTTATCTGGACAAATTATCCACGCAGGCTGCGGCCAACAATGCACCCGATGTGGTTCAGCTTGACCCGGGCTGGATGCCGGACTGGATGGCCCGCCAGCAATTGGCTGACCTGGCTCCCGAGGTAGATGTGAGCAAATTCGATACGAAGCTGCTGGCAGGCGGCCAATTGGACGGTAAGCAGTATGCTGTTCCACTCGGCTCGGTAGCCTTCGGTATGGTATATGATAAAGCGGCTATGGATAAGCTGGGCATTGCGAACCCGGCTAACGGCTGGACCTGGGATGAGTTCTTCGCCTTAGCGAAGGAAACCAAGTCCAAGCTGCCGAAGGGACAGTATTTCACCCTCGACTACGCAGGTAACTATTTCATGTACTCGGCGTATCAGTATGCCAGAGGCAAAGGGCAGGTCATCACGGATGACGGTCACTTCAACGTGGATGAAGCCACCTATCTGGAATGGACCCGCAAGTTCGAAGAGCTCCGCAAGGAAGGGCTTGTTCCTCCAGCGGATGTGAATGCCTCCGATAAGGAAAATGATCCGCAAATGGATCTGCTCGCAGCAGGCAAGGTGCTGTTCCGTTACAGCTTCTCCAACAATCTGGGAACCTGGGACAGCATTAAGCCAGGAGCCTACGCACTTGTAACCATGCCGCGTGCCGAAGAGGCCGGAGGCTGGCTGAAGCCGTCGATGTACATGGCGGTCTCCAAGAACTCCAAGCATGCTGAAGAAGCCAAGAAATTCATTAACTGGTTCGTGAATGATACTGAGTCTGCCAAGATTACCCAAACCTTCCGCGGCCTCCCGGCCAACAAGGATAACGCCACTATGCTGGAAGCTAATATGAGCGATCTGGATAAGGTAGGCTTGGCACTGCTCCGTGCTACGGAGCCGGATGGCCAGACCTGGTCGGCCGGAGCCGGCGGCTGGACGAACTTCGTGGATAAAGACTGGGTACTGGTTCGTGACCAGCTCAGCTTCGGTAAATCCACACCGGAAGAGGCGTTCAAGCAGCTGAAGGAAGCCTCGTTATCTTACGAGAAATAAGGTATGAACTGAAAGCCCGGGACAGCAATGTTCCGGGCTTTATCTTTTTAAAAGATAAGAATTTATATGCTTCACGCTATAATTATCCTTATCTTTCTCGCTGAAACGGTACCGTCCTTAAAAGGACGGCATTGCCGTTTCCACTTGGAACGCGGTTATACTCGTGTTTTCGAATTAATCGTTATATTTTGAAAGAATTCGAGCATTGCCCTCCTTTAGCCGAAGTGTGGCCCAATACTATACTTAAGCTATACAAATTGACCACAAGAGGTGACCACAGATGAACCGCTCCACAACCACTTTAGCCCAAGCCTCGCCAGCGCCGAAAAAAAGCTCCTATTTCAAAAGCCGGTGGAACGCTCCGCTTGCAGGCTATTTGTTTATTTCGCCCTGGCTGCTCGGGTTCCTGGTACTGACGGCGTATCCGTTGTTCTTATCACTGTACTATTCGTTTACTGACTACACCCTGATGCAGCCAATGAAATGGATCGGGACCCGCAATTACGAACGGATTTTCACCGCAGACCCCAAATTCATTCAATCCGCCAAAGTCACGGTCATGTATGTGCTGGCTTCCGTGCCTCTTAAGCTGATTGCAGCCCTGCTAGTAGCCATGGTGCTTAGCAAGGCAGTCAGAGGGATCAGTGCTTACCGCACAGCGATCTACTTCCCTTCTCTAATCGGAGGCAGTATCGGGGTATCGCTGCTCTGGCGTAACATCTTCGGGGTTGACGGGATTTTCAACAAGCTGATCGCTGTCTTCGGCATCGAAGGAAAAAGCTGGATCACCAACCCGGACACTGCGCTTAGCACACTGATTCTGCTGACGGTCTGGCAATTCGGCTCCACCATGGTTATCTTCCTGGCAGGACTGAAGCAGATTCCCAATGACTTGTATGAAGCTTCCTCGGTAGACGGGGCGAACAAGTTCATTCAATTCTTCCGCATTACACTGCCTATGCTGTCGCCGATTCTCTACTTCAACCTGATCATGGCCGTAATCAATGCCTTCCAGATGTTCACCTCGGCCTTCGTGATTACGAATGGCG is a window encoding:
- a CDS encoding DUF4367 domain-containing protein is translated as MGKRELTPEEQFLKDGDRSAHWNTVDVHEPVMKALGLEGALTAEEDENLLQTLPPSGEAPKVMRRMETRTGRRQKRIPVKGWAAAVLALVLLGGGYTQFSGKLQQGAEAQSPGEVRQGAGAQYKVLPYQPIPATASGGTMIEKAKEPLKPYIPNAEPGADDEANKKLSILYNQKYSKGAELMKEILLPGEYATYLITREGEEGEGSMNMYRPPLTFKDYTAYKTSVEEHNAPVLEQPAYLPEGYTLDEAIINPSFLKVPDVQELKGENERDLGDNFQLAWRVEKAENIDYSYSSLVYKKGEVQVRIGVSRVDDNQNPADPLSWSEYTKMENIEIKGRQAIFSDDTDNKELDLGYKYSLVWSDPDAKVNYRVIAGQENTELTKDELIGIAASMMK
- a CDS encoding extracellular solute-binding protein codes for the protein MLKWKRSLSVLAMTAILGTLAACGGGGNKVNNAGGATEAPASTNAAATAAATDAPSTNEPVKLRIMWWGSQPRHEATLAALELYTKNNPNVTFEPEYSGMDGYLDKLSTQAAANNAPDVVQLDPGWMPDWMARQQLADLAPEVDVSKFDTKLLAGGQLDGKQYAVPLGSVAFGMVYDKAAMDKLGIANPANGWTWDEFFALAKETKSKLPKGQYFTLDYAGNYFMYSAYQYARGKGQVITDDGHFNVDEATYLEWTRKFEELRKEGLVPPADVNASDKENDPQMDLLAAGKVLFRYSFSNNLGTWDSIKPGAYALVTMPRAEEAGGWLKPSMYMAVSKNSKHAEEAKKFINWFVNDTESAKITQTFRGLPANKDNATMLEANMSDLDKVGLALLRATEPDGQTWSAGAGGWTNFVDKDWVLVRDQLSFGKSTPEEAFKQLKEASLSYEK
- a CDS encoding sugar ABC transporter permease; translated protein: MNRSTTTLAQASPAPKKSSYFKSRWNAPLAGYLFISPWLLGFLVLTAYPLFLSLYYSFTDYTLMQPMKWIGTRNYERIFTADPKFIQSAKVTVMYVLASVPLKLIAALLVAMVLSKAVRGISAYRTAIYFPSLIGGSIGVSLLWRNIFGVDGIFNKLIAVFGIEGKSWITNPDTALSTLILLTVWQFGSTMVIFLAGLKQIPNDLYEASSVDGANKFIQFFRITLPMLSPILYFNLIMAVINAFQMFTSAFVITNGGPMNATYVYAMYLYERAFSRYELGYASALAWIMLVAIVAATLLISYTSKYWVFYETDTGGKKRK